In one window of Sandaracinaceae bacterium DNA:
- a CDS encoding PHP domain-containing protein produces the protein MKPEDFEGRPSFVQRHRRTTRVILALTLGVGIAGLATCALVQRYHRGPASLEAAGVQVYVVENEERAPRRLGVVAARGDVVLVSETLRVVIAGGEREDAPLGAVLEASLANGEGLTRGATLTPVVTDGTTDYPVEFESFRLVERGPEGRRLAMRLEGKATVGRTEVRVFLEYRLSDDRHALMIATQLVSDDEVQLAAGLVVRWGGHTPFVPGHGLVVSSLVTTAPVIGADMRAADGITGAAVFAQGQNVVIQVETEQHGDSVELDQTLVSVAPRALVPDAPQRQGFGLALSSYGFSDAVRRVGWLEGRHFPEASVVVPGAPTGTHVRLERRSGPILLDAYVDARGVATLPLLGDLAVGDSFVVRAEAYGYLPSESREVVAGERVRLIIPKGGQVWVRLGDLSGSPMPARIRILGREGTATPALGPDHFASGAGEAVVTATGEAVIPLPPGAYRIIVSHGPEWSVAVSDVVVTEGTRPEIDARIEHVVPPRGWVACDFHVHQSPSDDSEVPIEDRVATLAAEGIGFAVPTDHNHVTDYAPAIVAHGLTDFGTVIGVEVTTWDPNFGHFNAFPFPLDEALPRNGAPVFRQRTPAELFAELHALGPDVLVQVNHPRLEPNIGYWDLTGLDSATGQAAGGPGGAYDAGYDLLEVWNGYDLSRPTFVERVFQEWLALLETGFRVVGTGNSDSHLVRYYWAGYPRTYVYAPDGARDPATILTALRAGRVFVTSGPFLEVSIAGSLPGDRVVAQGGEVLVDVVVRAPAYIDVAELQVFVGRTLVTTLPIRHAAPVLQPGTVAADEAPPIVRYQGQLRVPVDRDAPLVVRVRSDMPMDDFLGRRAVIPMAFTNPIFVDADGDGLLRWFPAVDAGVPQPARDGTAGPDDAGPVPPPTAPSRATRRTQKAARVSCRISKMARDAGDLFSV, from the coding sequence TTGAAGCCCGAAGACTTCGAGGGGCGGCCCTCGTTCGTGCAGCGCCACCGCCGCACCACGCGCGTGATCCTCGCGCTCACGCTGGGTGTGGGCATCGCGGGCCTGGCCACCTGTGCGCTGGTCCAGCGCTACCACCGCGGGCCGGCGAGCCTGGAGGCGGCCGGCGTCCAGGTCTACGTGGTGGAGAACGAGGAGCGCGCACCGCGCCGCCTGGGCGTGGTCGCCGCGCGTGGGGACGTGGTGCTGGTCAGCGAGACGCTCCGCGTGGTCATCGCCGGGGGCGAACGTGAAGACGCGCCGCTAGGGGCCGTGCTGGAGGCGTCGCTGGCCAACGGCGAGGGCCTCACGCGCGGCGCCACGCTCACCCCGGTGGTCACCGATGGCACCACCGACTACCCCGTGGAGTTCGAGTCCTTCCGGCTGGTGGAGCGCGGGCCAGAGGGCCGGCGCCTGGCCATGCGGCTGGAAGGCAAGGCCACCGTGGGCCGCACGGAGGTGCGCGTGTTCCTCGAGTACCGCCTCAGCGACGACCGGCACGCGCTCATGATCGCCACCCAGCTGGTGAGCGACGACGAAGTGCAGCTGGCCGCGGGGCTGGTGGTCCGCTGGGGTGGCCACACACCCTTCGTCCCGGGCCACGGCCTGGTGGTGAGCTCGCTCGTGACCACCGCGCCGGTCATCGGAGCGGACATGCGCGCGGCCGACGGCATCACCGGGGCAGCCGTGTTCGCCCAAGGCCAGAACGTGGTCATCCAAGTGGAGACCGAGCAGCACGGCGACTCGGTGGAGCTCGACCAGACGCTCGTGTCGGTGGCCCCACGTGCCTTGGTTCCAGACGCGCCGCAGCGCCAGGGCTTTGGGCTCGCGCTCTCGTCCTACGGCTTCTCCGACGCCGTGCGCCGCGTCGGTTGGCTCGAGGGGCGCCACTTCCCCGAGGCGTCCGTGGTGGTGCCGGGCGCGCCCACGGGTACGCACGTGCGGCTCGAGCGGCGCAGCGGCCCCATCTTGCTGGATGCCTATGTGGACGCGCGCGGCGTAGCCACGCTGCCGTTGCTGGGGGACCTCGCGGTGGGCGACTCGTTCGTGGTGCGCGCCGAGGCCTACGGCTACCTCCCGAGCGAGTCGCGCGAGGTGGTGGCGGGGGAGCGCGTGCGGCTGATCATCCCGAAGGGCGGGCAAGTCTGGGTGCGCCTCGGGGACCTGAGTGGCAGCCCCATGCCGGCGCGCATCCGCATCCTCGGGCGTGAGGGCACCGCCACGCCAGCCCTCGGCCCCGACCACTTCGCCAGCGGCGCAGGGGAGGCCGTGGTCACTGCCACCGGTGAGGCGGTCATCCCGCTCCCGCCGGGCGCCTACCGCATCATCGTCAGCCACGGCCCAGAGTGGTCCGTGGCGGTCTCCGATGTGGTCGTCACCGAGGGCACCCGCCCCGAGATCGACGCGCGCATCGAGCACGTGGTGCCACCGCGCGGTTGGGTGGCGTGCGACTTCCACGTGCACCAGTCGCCCAGCGACGACAGCGAGGTGCCCATCGAGGACCGCGTGGCCACGCTCGCTGCGGAGGGCATCGGGTTCGCGGTGCCGACGGACCACAACCACGTCACGGACTATGCCCCCGCCATCGTGGCGCACGGCCTCACGGACTTCGGCACCGTCATCGGTGTGGAGGTCACCACCTGGGATCCGAACTTCGGGCACTTCAACGCCTTTCCCTTTCCACTGGACGAGGCGCTGCCCCGCAACGGCGCGCCAGTCTTCCGGCAGCGCACGCCCGCGGAGCTCTTCGCGGAGCTGCACGCGCTCGGGCCCGACGTGCTGGTGCAGGTCAACCACCCGCGGCTCGAGCCCAACATCGGATACTGGGATCTCACGGGCCTCGACTCCGCCACGGGGCAGGCTGCCGGTGGCCCCGGGGGCGCCTATGACGCCGGCTATGACTTGCTCGAGGTGTGGAACGGCTACGACCTCTCGCGCCCCACCTTCGTGGAGCGCGTCTTTCAAGAGTGGCTGGCGCTGCTGGAGACGGGCTTCCGTGTGGTGGGCACAGGCAACAGCGACTCGCATCTGGTGCGTTACTACTGGGCCGGCTACCCGCGCACCTACGTCTATGCGCCCGACGGCGCGCGCGACCCCGCCACCATCCTCACGGCGCTGCGGGCCGGGCGCGTCTTCGTGACCAGCGGACCGTTCCTCGAGGTGAGCATCGCGGGGAGCCTGCCGGGTGACCGCGTGGTCGCGCAGGGCGGCGAGGTGCTGGTGGACGTGGTGGTGCGCGCCCCGGCCTACATCGACGTGGCGGAGCTGCAGGTCTTCGTGGGGCGCACGCTGGTCACCACGCTCCCCATCCGGCACGCGGCTCCCGTGTTGCAGCCGGGGACGGTCGCTGCCGACGAAGCGCCGCCCATCGTGCGCTACCAGGGCCAGCTGCGGGTGCCCGTGGACCGCGACGCGCCGCTGGTCGTGCGCGTGCGCTCCGACATGCCCATGGACGACTTCCTGGGCCGCCGAGCGGTCATCCCCATGGCCTTCACCAACCCCATCTTCGTGGACGCGGACGGCGACGGCCTGCTGCGCTGGTTCCCCGCCGTCGACGCGGGCGTGCCGCAGCCCGCGCGCGATGGCACAGCAGGGCCGGACGACGCGGGCCCCGTGCCCCCACCGACAGCGCCGTCACGCGCGACGCGCAGGACTCAGAAGGCGGCGCGGGTCAGCTGTAGGATCTCGAAGATGGCGCGCGACGCGGGCGACTTGTTCAGCGTGTAG